TTATTGCGTATCTTCTATCGCACACGTTCCCAGGTGTAGAGAAGTTGCGAGCGCAATTCATAACCGCTGTAGTCACCGAGGAATATGGCTCAGGTGATCCGAGTGTTGTTCTCCTTGTCGACCATAGTGACTATTTGAAAGCGAATGTTCGAAGAAGAGTTCCGATTGAAGCCTTTTGCAATGACTATGATGAAGCCGAAATCCAGATACTACTGCATGTTGTTGATGGGTACATGTCCGAACTTGAAGTGTATAGACCTGATGGTAAGGATGTTATCTCTCTTCCACAGGTGCAGTCACTGAACGCATTTTGCCCCGATGCCGATTCGGGAGATTCCCTATGACCACGGCGGACCGTCTCAATCCAACAGGGTGGATGCGGCAACGTGACGGACAGCTACTGATCATCGCGCGGGATGCTAAAGGTGGCCTGGAGTGTGCAGCGATGTGAGGTATGGACAAGCAAGGGAGCGGTGCGACGGAGTGGCGTGAGAGGCATCGACTGCGTGCGTGGGCGTTGCAGGCGAAGGGCTGGAGCCAGGCGAAGATCGCGGAGGCGCTGGGGGTGACGGCCGGTGCGGTCAGCCAGTGGATGCGCCGTGGGCGTGAGGGCGGGGTGGACGGGCTGAAGGGGCGTGTCGCGCCGGGCCCGACCCCGAAACTGACGGCGGAGCAGCGGGCAGAAGTGCCGGTGCTGCTGGCCCGTGGGGCCGAGGCGTTCGGGTTCCGTGGCGACGTGTGGACCGCCAAGCGAGTGGCGACGGTCATCCGACGGGAGTTCGGGGTGCGGTACCATCCCCACCACATTGGCAAGCTCCTGCGCGCGGTCGGGTGGAGCGTCCAGCAGCCGGTCCAGCGAGCCAGCCAGCGGAACGAGGCGGAGATCGAGGCGCGGCGGACCGAGCGCTGGCCGGCCCTACAAAAGGGGCTGACCAGGAGGGGCGAACCATCGTCTGGGTCGATGAGTCCGGCTGCTACCTGCTGCCCGGGGCCGTCAGAACCTACGCGCCTCGTGGCCAGACACCCATCCTTCGCCTGCCGCTGAGCCGCGATCACCTCGCGGTCATCAGCGGCATCACCCCGGCGGGGCAGCTGCTCATGCTCGTGCAGGATCATCCGTACAAGCGCCCGCACATCGTCCGCTTCCTCAAGCACCTGCTCCGCCACATCCCCGGCAAGATCCTCGTCATCTGGGATGGCGCGCCGATCCACCGTGGCCAGCCGGTCACGGTCTTCCTGGCTCAGGCTGGCGCCGAGCGCATTCGGCTGGAGCGGTTCCCCGGCTACGCTCCGGATCTCAATCCGGATGCGGGCATCTGGACCTTTCTCAAGCACGTCGAACTGGGCAACGTCTGCTGCCAGACTCTCGACCACCTCCGACGCCATCTCCGCCTCGCCACCGCCCGCCTCCGACACATACGCTCCGTCATCCAAGGGTGTGCTCGCGAGTGCGGCTATGAACTTTAGATTCCTATGCGGAGATCAGTAGGTCACTCGACCAATGGGCGCGCCGGGCTCTTCCTGGGCGCCGTCGAAGTCCATGGCAACTTCACTGTCATCAATGGGGCGAAGAACGCTGGCGTCCGACATCCGGATGGTTCGATCCGACGGATGTACAGTATCGAGGGTCCGGAGAGCTGGTTCGAAGATGTCGGCTCTGCTCGTCTCGCCTCCGGGCGAGCAGACGTGCGCCTCGACAGTGACTTTGCGGAGTTCGTGCGAACCGAAGCCTATCAGGTGTTCCTCACCCCAGAGGGTGACTGTAAGGGGCTGTACGTCGCAGCGAAATCAAGCTCCGGCTTTCAGGTTCGCGAGTTGCAGGGTGGTACCGCGACGCTCAACTTCAACTACCGGATCATCGCGAAGCGCAAAGACATCGCAGCTCCTCGCCTCGAAAAACTGCCCGACTACGCTGGCCCATCAGTATCGAGTCTTCGGCAATTGCAGCCACCGGATGCTCCGATCATCCCGGGGATCACGATCCCGGCGCCAAGCGCGCCTCCAGGAGAGCCAACTCCTCAGCCCACCGCCGCCGCACCCACAGTACTCCCCCCAGCGCCGGCTGCGACTACCGTTCCAACCCCGCAGGCAACGCCGACCAGTACGAACGTCCCCGTTGCTACCGCGCCGCCGATCCGCACGTCGACAGCTCCTTCCGTCAGTACGACGACCATGACGCCGACGCCACTTCCATCACCTCGCCCCAACTAGCCGAGACCCGGTCATAAATCGGAAGCTGCTTCACCAGGAGAACCGAGACTCCGCGATGTCGGCCGGATCTACGCCTCCAACTCCGTCGACGGGTCGCGGTGACACTGCTCCTTATCTGGTGGGAATTATGACCGGGCCTCGCCTAACTCAATATTCGGCGGGTCGCAATAGTACTTCCGGATGGTCTCTTCAACGGTAGGGCGATGGGCAGCTTCTTCTTCCACCCCGGCAGCAGCTCACACTGCCGACTATCCAGAGATCGGTCAGGCGGCGCGCGTTGTCGGCCGGCATCATCTCCGGCGGGTCGAGGCGTCTGGGGATGAGGCCGCCCCGGCCTGGGGGTGAGGCAACCCTGTTACCGGCCGAGGATCGCCGCCAGCGCCGCCTCGGTGTCCGCGAGGCTCGGCAGCAGCGCGTCCGGGCGGTGCTCGGCCAGCACGTCGGCACTGAAATGTCCCGTGGCTACCGCGACGATTCGCGCCCCGCCGGCCCGCGCGCAGGCGATGTCTCGGGGCGTGTCCCCGATCACCACCACGTCGGCCGGCGCGATGCTCACGCCGTACGCCCGCTGCGCCTTCTCGATGGCGATGGGCGCCAGCTTCGTGCGGTCGCGGTGGTCGCTGCCGAACGCCCCGACGCGAAAATCAAAATGGTGATCCAGCCCGACCGCTCCCAGCTTGAGCCGCGCGGCTGGCTCGTAGTTGCCGGTCAGCAGCGACTGCGCCACGTCCGGAGCGGCGAGCCGCGTCAGGGTCTCCTGGACGCCCGGGAGGATCGGCATGTCCTCCACCAGCCGCTCGCGCACAGCTTCCAGCCCGGACAGGTAGCGCTCGCGGAACCGGTCCAGGCGCGCGACGGTGTCGGCCTCGGACCAGCCGTGCAGCGCCAGGGCTTCCAGCACAATCTGGCTGTCGGTCTTGCCGGACCACTCAACGTGCTTCAGATCCTCCTGCAGATCGTACGCTTCGACGGCCGCGCGAATGTAGACCTCGCCCACCAGCCGCTGCGACACGACCAGCGTGCCATCGACATCCCACAACAGTAGCCGCACGGTCACTTGCTCCAGTCGCCGTCATGACGCCGACGCCCCAGGCGCGCGGACAAGCCGTGCATCATGAACGGCCGCCGCATCCACCCGGCGCCGACGCCCCAGGCGCGCGGACAAGCCACGATATCCTGTCTCGTCCCCGCGCGCAGAGCGTACTCGATTCACCCATACCGGCACCGAGACCGTGCTACAGTCGTCGCCGAGAGCACTGGGAGGGTGTACCGTGGAGTATCGGTACCTCGGCAAGACCGGCTTGCAGGTGAGCGAGCTCTGCCTCGGCACGATGGCGTTCGGGGCGCAGGCCGACGAGGCTGACAGTGGCCGCATCATGGACGCCTTCGTCGAGGCCGGCGGGACGTTCATCGAC
The genomic region above belongs to Chloroflexota bacterium and contains:
- a CDS encoding haloacid dehalogenase-like hydrolase — encoded protein: MTVRLLLWDVDGTLVVSQRLVGEVYIRAAVEAYDLQEDLKHVEWSGKTDSQIVLEALALHGWSEADTVARLDRFRERYLSGLEAVRERLVEDMPILPGVQETLTRLAAPDVAQSLLTGNYEPAARLKLGAVGLDHHFDFRVGAFGSDHRDRTKLAPIAIEKAQRAYGVSIAPADVVVIGDTPRDIACARAGGARIVAVATGHFSADVLAEHRPDALLPSLADTEAALAAILGR